The window AGCTCCTGGTTTTCGACAGTTCCGTTGGATTTAATCCTCAGAAATACTACATCTCAGTTGTGAAGGGACGGAATGTGGCTTTCTTTAAGATAAGGAAGAAGAAAATCACTCTGGTTGCAATGCTTCCTGAAGATGAAGTGAGAAAAATGCTGAAGTTCCACGCCGTGAAGCAGTTGTCTGAGCCGGTTCAGAGATTTTACAACGGACAGAGTTGTGCAGTAGTGATTGAAAACGCCTTCCATCTTGAAGAGATATCGTCCCTGCTAGAAGCGCTGGTCTCAAAGTAATTCGAACCATCCGCCCACCCGATTGAATCGCCACCCAGTAACGCTTCTCTAAGCCCGGCTCGGATTGTCGTGGTTTCTGAATCTTAAAATGTATTATTATCACTCAATGATAGGACTCCATCCACCCGGACCAACTACGTTGGAGTAGGAGAATCACCATGCGCCTTCGAGACCAAATCATAGCCGATGCCATATCAGCGGCCGAAGGAAGCGGAAACAGAAGCGACCCGGCTTTCATTATCGATTATATCGTGGAACTCCTTATCTCCGGGAAGCGGCCGGAGATGCCTCCGGCGAAGAGGAACATACTCTACGGACTTAATTCGACTGCCGACTTGCAGCCCCCGCCGTCGGGCGCATTTATATATCTTTCTTGAAAAGCTTCAAACTGCGATCACCTGTCCAGGCTACTTTCTATGCCGCCAGTTTCTCTGGTGTTCACTTCATTTTGTAGGAGGATCCAACAGAGCCACCTGCGTCTGAACCGGTTGAGAGTACCAGAAAGCTGTGAACTGAGCTCAAGAACTGCGAGAAACATTCTAAAAAGACACAAAAACGGATGCGGACTCGTCCAGGGATAATCGGGGGTTGATATTTTGACTTACTCTGTTTCCCTTTAATATGGATCATCTTATATTAGTTTCGAGAGGTAAGCTTACATATAAGATTCCATATGAAAGTCTGAACACTTGAGGACCATGCGAAATAGCCCAAAATGGATCTGAAGGAATATTCGGCTGGCGTCTTCACCCAGCAATACGGATATAAGAGTTTCGACCCCACAACCATTAATCATGAATGGTCGTGGTCCGATCCGAAAATCAATAAGCTTCTGGCTGACGCGAGCCGCAAGCTTGGCGAACTCAATGCCTTTGCCCATTCCGTTCCGGATATAGATGTCTTTATAAGGATGCACGTCGCAAAAGAAGCTGCGAAGTCAAGCCGGATCGAAGGAACGAAAACTGAAATTGAGGAAGCGGTGTCAGACAAGCAGGATGTCCTTCCCGGGAAGCGGGAGGACTGGCAGGAAGTCCAGAATTACATAACGGCAATGAATGCCGCGATAGAAGAATTGAAGGATATTCCTCTCTCGACGCGGATGCTGAAGAAAACACACAAAATTCTTCTCGCGGGTGTCCGAGGCACACACAAAACGCCGGGAGAGTACAGAACGAGTCAGAATTGGATCGGCGGAGCCTCCATCGAGGACGCTGTCTTTGTTCCTCCACATCATTCCAGAATAGACACCCTGATGGGGGACCTCGAGAATTTCCTGCACAACGTGAATATAGACGTGCCTGAGCTGATCAGGATTGCAATTGCTCATTACCAGTTCGAGACAATCCATCCCTTCCTCGATGGTAACGGGAGGATAGGAAGGCTCTTGATTACACTTTACCTCGTGAGTAAGGGACTCCTGTCCAAACCGACACTTTACCTGTCGGATTACCTTGAGAAACACAAGGGCGTCTATTACGATAACCTGACGCTTGTTCGAACTCACCACGACATTACCCAATGGGTGAAATTCATCCTCGTCGCGATAGCGGAGACATCGAACACGGGTGTCGAGACACTCAAGAAAATTCTCAAGCTGAAGGACGATATCGAAGGGACAAGAATCGTCGGGATGGGAAAGAAAGTAAAGAGTGCCAGACTATTTATGAACGTGCTGTACAGCAACCCGGTCATAACCATTAACAGCGCAAAGCAAAAGCTTGGACTCACGCATCCTACTACAGGCGCTCTCATAGCCGACTTTGAACGCCTCGGCATTCTCAAGGAAGTAACCGGATTCAAGAGGAACAGACTCTTTTTGTTCACCGAATACCTCAACCTGTTCATGTAGGGCAGAGTGATGTCCAACAGCTCTTCACCGATCGTTCAGCTGCTGCCTCCTCTGCGACGGCGGCCTGAGCTTCCTCCGGCGAAGAGGCGCTCGGGAAGCAATCCGATCGCCGACTTGCAGCCCCCGCCGCCGGGCGCAGAACGAATCTATATACCGTTCCTGAAGGACTTCGATGCCTGGATGTCTTGCGAGACGCGCAGCCGCTGGGTCGCCATCGTGCCGACGACGAGCTGCATGACTCTCGTTACCAGGAAAGAAATCTGGAACATTAACCCGGGGCCGTACTGGATGTTTGTTGAGTATAGAGTACTCAGCCCGATCCTCGCTGCACATGGCGTGGCGGTGTCGTGGAACGGCGCGCAACATCAGGAACGCATACTCCTGGCTGACAAGCTTCACGAGGAATTCTACGCCGCACCGCGGGAGGTCGCACTCGAGTTCCTAAGGCAAGGGCACTTCGCCGATTACTCGACCGACCACGATATCCCGAAAGCAGACGACATGGAGATGAGCATGGAAGACCACCTCGAGCTCCTCGCGAGCCAGCTCTCCCGCGTCTATGGCGGTGGAACGCTTCTCATTCAGAAGCCTAACGTCAGCGCGGATTACCTGGCGCGGGAGCACATGATCTCGGCGTATGGGATGAACTGAGCAGACGAGCAGGCTGAAGTAACCGCTGCTGGTTCAGTAAGAGCTACGGTTGCTGATCTTTTTCACCACGTCTTATAAATCTCGCGGCTGCCTGTAAGATACATTTCCTGATAGCCCTCCATCTTCTTCATCGCTTCCTGCATTTCCTTTGTCGGGTTCTTCATCGCTTCCCAG of the Candidatus Kryptoniota bacterium genome contains:
- a CDS encoding Fic family protein — its product is MDLKEYSAGVFTQQYGYKSFDPTTINHEWSWSDPKINKLLADASRKLGELNAFAHSVPDIDVFIRMHVAKEAAKSSRIEGTKTEIEEAVSDKQDVLPGKREDWQEVQNYITAMNAAIEELKDIPLSTRMLKKTHKILLAGVRGTHKTPGEYRTSQNWIGGASIEDAVFVPPHHSRIDTLMGDLENFLHNVNIDVPELIRIAIAHYQFETIHPFLDGNGRIGRLLITLYLVSKGLLSKPTLYLSDYLEKHKGVYYDNLTLVRTHHDITQWVKFILVAIAETSNTGVETLKKILKLKDDIEGTRIVGMGKKVKSARLFMNVLYSNPVITINSAKQKLGLTHPTTGALIADFERLGILKEVTGFKRNRLFLFTEYLNLFM